In one window of Tumebacillus algifaecis DNA:
- a CDS encoding amidohydrolase family protein: MQMLDKMQLTLQVAFFPFKDLFCSSNDELVEMAWQVHRQTKKSTACLNAFLEKLYPSIMSRCIPSSLDEINLLLEKFHPYLFRRYFRYDSLTREEMESLLYEYYFDLIQQFTRALMSHRDGEMVFKYWNHELRKQDEAMADIWQAYTEFDKVHMFSLLSRLLPLDLFVASYYASNHLFEPLQLDGLYQHINLADAPLHDVLRNGVSENHLHASAAFTFTMLWQTCMNFNGDFSHSQVGKYLKNFRVSFTCNSSEVKEYILTAQLLRYLLAHYIASAPTHSLSQWIRENLRQFQSVYQRLVFEDSSFATVEELKTALELVKKELPICKEGEVDWITAIFDEYRCIHTYGENIFLQQVMKFKEVHSDLNRADLNEFLHVFFRYLRIKNEFYQEVNQSNSVKGLDYFRSYFDRATDGFSSQEEHYFLNMLRNLFQNQYLKKVELRLSIAPRESKNRLKILNILRSYRQILAEDYLVDHNKEASFPRIGLVYHLIKQKDNIDKDWMEYRRDNSRLDRLHYGRIQQDYLDKTSMIMRLRNRIPYLSNFVVGLDAASLENHTPIQVFSPVFEVARNSDKDGMRMLDRDGHKVRHQSLFFTFHAGEDYRHLNSGLRRIDEVIDYCKFHSGDRVGHGIALGVSVERWVQENEQVLLPQGEYLDNLLWAWGVYTRASSYNFNTFSYLQHKIYKVLQNVLKDDFRHGMSIEMLYEVYQTRFKPIQDIVAPSSQQMAAAVRNNRVNRQFQFLLHMYHDKTYLERLMDPIFVRTTEIEREITLDMQRYVRHKVAHNGIVVEVNPSSNFAIGDIKSIYENQFFQIHQPDDRDVPNTLVSINTDDPIVFNTNISNEFAYLYYGMLYRGIGRSEALNWIETIRKSGMDTSFIRDDVSNYEYLRQLDCLLAALEDPHYCEES; encoded by the coding sequence ATGCAAATGCTTGACAAAATGCAACTAACCCTTCAAGTGGCATTCTTTCCTTTCAAGGACCTTTTTTGCTCTAGCAACGATGAATTGGTAGAAATGGCATGGCAGGTTCACCGTCAGACTAAAAAAAGCACTGCATGCTTGAATGCATTCTTGGAGAAGCTGTATCCGTCCATCATGTCCCGGTGCATTCCTTCCAGCTTGGATGAAATCAACCTGCTTCTGGAGAAGTTTCATCCATACTTGTTTCGGAGATACTTTCGTTACGACAGCTTAACTAGAGAGGAGATGGAGAGTCTCTTATACGAGTATTATTTTGATCTCATCCAACAATTCACGCGAGCCTTGATGTCCCATCGCGATGGCGAGATGGTTTTCAAATATTGGAACCATGAACTAAGGAAGCAAGATGAAGCAATGGCTGACATCTGGCAGGCGTACACGGAGTTTGATAAAGTCCATATGTTCAGTCTGCTAAGTCGATTGCTTCCATTGGACTTGTTCGTGGCAAGTTATTATGCTTCGAATCATTTATTTGAGCCGTTGCAGTTGGACGGATTGTATCAACATATCAATCTAGCAGATGCGCCATTGCACGACGTTCTGAGGAATGGAGTTTCTGAAAACCATCTCCATGCCAGTGCAGCGTTTACTTTTACGATGCTGTGGCAGACTTGTATGAACTTTAACGGAGATTTTTCCCATAGCCAAGTTGGAAAGTACTTAAAAAACTTTCGTGTGTCTTTCACTTGCAATTCTAGCGAGGTCAAGGAATATATATTGACAGCTCAATTGCTTCGGTACCTGTTGGCGCATTATATCGCATCTGCACCTACACATTCTCTAAGCCAGTGGATCAGGGAGAATTTACGGCAGTTCCAATCTGTTTACCAACGGCTTGTCTTCGAGGATTCTTCGTTTGCTACAGTGGAAGAATTGAAGACAGCGTTGGAACTAGTGAAGAAGGAACTACCCATTTGTAAAGAGGGTGAAGTTGATTGGATAACCGCTATCTTTGATGAGTATCGATGCATTCATACCTATGGGGAAAACATCTTCCTACAGCAAGTCATGAAATTCAAGGAAGTGCACTCTGATCTGAATCGTGCCGACCTGAATGAATTCCTGCATGTGTTTTTTCGCTATCTGCGAATTAAAAATGAGTTTTATCAAGAGGTAAACCAATCGAATTCGGTGAAAGGACTTGATTATTTTCGGAGTTATTTTGATCGGGCGACGGATGGCTTTAGTTCGCAGGAAGAGCATTATTTTTTGAATATGTTGAGGAATTTGTTCCAGAATCAGTATTTGAAGAAAGTGGAGTTGCGTTTATCAATCGCCCCTCGTGAATCAAAGAATCGGTTGAAGATCCTTAATATTCTTAGATCATATAGACAGATCTTGGCTGAAGACTATCTGGTAGATCACAACAAGGAGGCTAGTTTTCCGAGAATTGGTCTTGTCTATCACTTAATCAAGCAAAAAGATAATATTGACAAGGATTGGATGGAGTACCGCAGAGATAATAGTCGACTGGACCGCCTTCATTATGGTCGTATTCAACAGGATTATCTGGACAAGACTAGCATGATTATGCGGCTACGGAACCGCATTCCGTATCTTTCGAATTTCGTCGTCGGTCTAGACGCGGCCAGTCTGGAGAACCATACGCCGATTCAAGTGTTCAGTCCTGTGTTTGAAGTGGCGAGAAATAGTGATAAAGATGGAATGCGAATGTTGGATCGAGACGGTCACAAGGTGCGACACCAAAGCTTATTCTTTACCTTTCATGCGGGCGAGGACTACCGGCATCTGAACTCAGGCTTGCGGAGAATAGACGAAGTGATCGATTACTGCAAATTCCACTCTGGCGATCGGGTCGGACATGGTATCGCTTTGGGTGTGTCCGTCGAGAGGTGGGTACAAGAAAATGAACAGGTTCTCCTTCCTCAAGGCGAGTATCTTGATAATCTTCTTTGGGCCTGGGGCGTATACACGCGTGCTTCCAGCTATAATTTTAATACATTCTCGTATCTGCAACACAAAATATACAAAGTCTTGCAGAACGTTCTGAAGGATGACTTCCGGCACGGCATGTCCATTGAAATGTTATATGAGGTTTACCAGACCCGGTTCAAACCGATTCAGGATATTGTAGCACCATCTTCGCAACAGATGGCGGCTGCGGTTAGGAACAACCGGGTAAACAGGCAATTCCAATTCTTACTTCACATGTATCACGACAAAACATACTTGGAGCGACTCATGGATCCAATCTTTGTGCGGACGACGGAAATTGAAAGAGAGATAACATTGGACATGCAGAGGTATGTCAGGCATAAGGTTGCCCACAATGGAATCGTAGTGGAAGTCAATCCCTCCTCTAATTTTGCCATTGGTGATATCAAGTCCATCTACGAAAATCAGTTTTTTCAAATTCATCAGCCCGATGATCGTGATGTGCCGAACACTCTTGTCAGCATTAACACAGACGATCCCATCGTGTTCAACACGAATATTAGCAACGAATTCGCTTATTTGTATTACGGTATGCTGTACAGAGGAATAGGCAGAAGCGAGGCGCTGAACTGGATTGAAACGATTCGAAAGTCGGGGATGGACACGTCGTTTATCCGTGATGACGTGAGCAATTATGAGTATTTAAGGCAGTTAGATTGTTTGCTAGCCGCATTAGAGGACCCACACTATTGTGAAGAAAGCTAG
- a CDS encoding non-ribosomal peptide synthetase, producing the protein MSYSTSSSMEVKKRVHQLFEEQVEQSLLSTALVLGDHALSYVQLNEKANQLARYLRDRGVGRGDFVGIGMERSFDMYIAVLAILKAGGVCVPFDSDYPKERLEYMLEDVGVSLLVTQTSLAKCFPLPENNIFCLDSNWSIVEKELTDNLNIEGTPEDLAYIYYTSGSTGRPKGVMVPHQGIVRLVKYTNYHGFHRDEVFLQYSSISFDAATFEIWGSLLNGSLLVIYPSPTIDIFEFGEILIRLQVTTLWMTAGFFPLVVDNQLDSLRSLQTIFVGGDVVSAIHVKKVLQYLPGIRVVNAYGPTENTTFSTFFEMTDVSQIEENIPIGRSINHSEAFVFDESGVPVVMGDPGELYVGGAGLARGYLNLPELSREKFIPHPLQTNTDAKLYRTGDLVSQRPDGNLEFLGRIDQQVKIRGFRIELSEIEAQIRNCANVLNTVVTVVTKSPSDKRIGAYFIAEPGTVVTAKDVRQDLQSRLPSYMMPTYFQQLEEFPLTSNGKIDKNRLPQFDASDRKRSLIEPRTETEMRLSALWNEVLDTPVSSLEDDFLEAGGNSLLAIKLLTRISAEFGIRLNISVIFELLKLGDLSKRIERELKNNCAENVPVIPDVDLEYRRLSLAQEQLWMLDQLVAERSAYNIVSAYRMKGVLDTAVLHRSFLMMIERHEILRTVFTQNDGDVQYQRVESFEVPLTIIELQKFNSDEREDLFQEKLSELMATQFNLEEGPLLNLTLFQMTAEEFVFVLVAHHIILDGWSLGILYNEISQFYRAEKRGSCQPIPAIQYRYADYAKWQRENSESSKVRGDLEYWKQQLSGIPDLLPLPTDYQRPVVESNKGGTYYFRVSHDLHAKLNSHAKARGMTLFMVMLAAYKTLLFRYTGQTDITVGTHAAGRETDAFDSLIGYFVNTLVLRTDFSEDLSFEELLKLVKRVTLEAFSHQSLRFEQLVKELKPERSLGWNPLFQAAFVLQNVDIHNWNLPNVEVTPFEAKQEFSKFDLSLFMEETQQGLTGKLVYRLDLFKATTIKRMMDHYLKLLQVMVEEPDRRVSTAQLVSANEMQTIVAESHGECMELSHSFLFTEMFEQVAATYSNRIALIYEDKQYTYQELNRISNQVAHFLQKVGVGPGKLVGIYLNRSEKLLIAMLGILKAGGAYVPFDTKLPKERMEFMIQDTGLVALITEEDSQSAGTSSTVIVNLEQKWEQIICEPDWNLPCANHAEDPIYLIYTSGTTGKPKGVVIEHRNLLNYLHGIIRVMKVEPGMSFATVSSLAADLGNTMIFPALSTGGTLHIISSERVMDAEALAEYFGRHSIDFLKIVPSHFQALSSSDMKQVLPQKCLVFGGESLRTRLLNKIHQVSPELVVMNHYGPTETTVGVLAYRVPKHTGGEHDAIVPLGRPLANSIAYILDAKLQPVPQGVPGELYIGGAGVSKGYLGNPELTNERFIPDPYSDKPNSYLYKSGDLVCRTENGLISFIGRLDHQVKIRGYRIEPGDIESALLSYPSVQEAVVIAHSVSGEQARLIAYVVLVELTNATPAEVRCFLNQKIPDYMIPTEIVFLSEMPLNANGKINRGALPLPELSRVISEELESESGTPLEIELTSIWREVLGVNTINRYDNFFDLGGHSLLATQVLSRIRKSLGINITLRDLFQAPTIYQLSQVVESCETEISMSLSNPQELIVESLSEMDLDDLSDEDVEKLLINLLDGE; encoded by the coding sequence ATGTCCTATTCCACTTCATCTAGTATGGAAGTGAAAAAACGAGTTCACCAATTGTTTGAAGAACAGGTCGAACAATCGTTATTGTCTACTGCCCTTGTTTTGGGTGATCATGCATTGTCCTATGTTCAACTCAACGAAAAAGCAAATCAATTGGCACGGTATTTGCGAGATCGCGGAGTAGGAAGAGGGGATTTTGTCGGGATCGGTATGGAACGCTCGTTCGACATGTACATCGCCGTACTCGCTATCTTGAAAGCAGGCGGTGTTTGTGTTCCGTTTGATTCGGATTACCCCAAGGAACGATTAGAATATATGCTGGAAGATGTGGGGGTGTCGCTCTTGGTCACTCAAACATCACTCGCAAAATGTTTTCCCCTTCCGGAAAATAATATCTTCTGTTTGGATTCGAATTGGAGCATCGTCGAAAAAGAACTCACCGACAACCTGAACATCGAAGGAACACCCGAGGATCTTGCTTATATTTATTATACTTCTGGCTCAACAGGCAGACCAAAAGGTGTTATGGTACCTCATCAAGGTATTGTGCGGCTTGTGAAATACACAAATTATCATGGTTTCCACCGTGACGAGGTCTTTTTGCAGTATTCTTCGATTTCCTTTGATGCCGCAACTTTTGAAATTTGGGGAAGCCTGCTGAACGGTTCGCTCTTGGTGATCTATCCTTCACCGACGATTGATATCTTTGAATTCGGGGAAATTCTGATAAGACTACAGGTTACTACTTTGTGGATGACCGCAGGATTCTTTCCACTTGTTGTCGACAATCAGCTTGATTCGCTGCGTTCCCTGCAAACCATCTTTGTTGGAGGTGACGTGGTTTCAGCGATTCATGTGAAAAAAGTTCTACAGTACTTGCCGGGAATTCGTGTTGTGAATGCTTATGGCCCTACAGAAAATACAACATTCAGTACTTTCTTTGAAATGACGGATGTATCTCAAATCGAAGAAAATATCCCAATTGGGAGATCGATCAACCATTCAGAGGCTTTTGTTTTCGATGAGTCTGGAGTACCTGTTGTAATGGGGGACCCTGGAGAGTTGTATGTGGGAGGGGCCGGATTGGCACGCGGTTACTTGAATCTCCCTGAACTCTCTAGGGAAAAATTTATTCCCCATCCATTGCAGACGAACACAGATGCAAAATTATATCGAACCGGTGATCTGGTCTCTCAGAGGCCGGATGGAAACTTGGAGTTTTTGGGGCGGATCGATCAACAGGTTAAGATACGCGGATTTCGCATCGAACTAAGTGAAATTGAAGCTCAGATTCGAAACTGTGCTAACGTTTTGAATACAGTTGTAACGGTTGTGACAAAATCACCTAGTGACAAAAGGATAGGTGCCTATTTTATCGCTGAACCGGGTACTGTTGTGACTGCGAAGGATGTGCGACAGGACCTGCAAAGTCGACTGCCTTCCTATATGATGCCAACGTATTTTCAACAACTAGAGGAGTTTCCTCTTACCTCAAATGGGAAAATCGATAAAAATCGACTGCCACAATTCGATGCTTCTGATCGGAAAAGATCGTTGATTGAGCCCCGTACTGAGACGGAAATGAGGCTCTCGGCTCTGTGGAACGAAGTGTTGGACACCCCTGTAAGCAGCTTGGAAGATGATTTTCTGGAGGCAGGGGGGAATTCACTTCTCGCCATAAAACTTCTGACCCGCATCTCAGCTGAGTTTGGCATCCGCTTGAATATAAGTGTGATTTTCGAATTGCTTAAACTGGGGGATTTGTCCAAACGAATCGAAAGAGAACTGAAAAATAATTGCGCGGAAAATGTGCCAGTAATTCCGGATGTCGACTTGGAATATCGTCGATTATCCTTGGCGCAAGAACAGTTGTGGATGCTGGATCAACTGGTTGCGGAGCGCTCTGCTTACAACATCGTGTCCGCCTATAGAATGAAGGGCGTACTAGATACTGCTGTTTTGCACCGTAGTTTTCTGATGATGATTGAAAGGCATGAGATACTCCGCACGGTTTTTACCCAAAACGATGGAGATGTGCAGTACCAACGTGTGGAATCGTTTGAAGTGCCTCTAACAATCATTGAATTGCAGAAATTCAACTCGGATGAAAGGGAGGATCTTTTCCAAGAGAAGCTCAGTGAATTAATGGCTACACAGTTCAATTTGGAAGAGGGCCCATTGCTAAATCTAACCTTGTTTCAGATGACTGCTGAGGAGTTTGTGTTTGTGCTGGTCGCCCATCATATAATTTTGGATGGCTGGTCGCTTGGCATTCTGTACAATGAGATATCACAATTCTATCGAGCCGAGAAGAGGGGTTCGTGTCAACCGATTCCTGCTATTCAGTATCGTTATGCAGATTATGCGAAGTGGCAGCGTGAAAATTCGGAGAGCAGCAAAGTACGAGGGGATCTGGAGTATTGGAAGCAACAATTGTCAGGAATACCAGATCTATTGCCGTTACCAACAGACTATCAACGTCCTGTAGTCGAGAGTAATAAGGGAGGAACGTACTACTTCCGCGTATCGCACGATTTGCATGCGAAGTTGAATTCGCATGCAAAGGCAAGGGGTATGACGCTGTTTATGGTTATGCTTGCTGCGTATAAGACTCTTTTATTTCGTTATACGGGTCAAACTGACATCACGGTCGGGACACACGCGGCTGGCCGCGAGACGGATGCATTCGATTCTCTAATTGGATATTTTGTGAATACACTCGTGTTGCGAACAGACTTTTCTGAAGACCTCTCGTTTGAAGAACTGCTTAAGTTGGTAAAGCGTGTGACGCTGGAAGCTTTTTCACATCAAAGTCTTCGCTTTGAGCAGTTGGTGAAAGAGTTGAAACCGGAACGCAGTCTGGGATGGAATCCGTTATTTCAAGCTGCATTTGTTTTGCAAAACGTAGATATACACAATTGGAACCTTCCAAATGTTGAGGTAACTCCATTTGAAGCCAAGCAGGAGTTTAGCAAATTCGATCTTTCCTTATTCATGGAAGAGACTCAGCAGGGACTGACAGGGAAATTGGTTTATAGACTGGACTTGTTTAAAGCAACCACCATCAAGCGGATGATGGATCATTATTTGAAGCTCTTGCAAGTCATGGTGGAGGAGCCGGACCGTAGAGTCTCGACAGCTCAACTGGTGTCTGCAAATGAGATGCAGACCATCGTAGCGGAAAGTCATGGCGAGTGCATGGAACTATCTCATTCTTTTCTATTTACTGAAATGTTTGAGCAAGTAGCGGCAACGTATTCGAATAGGATCGCACTCATCTACGAGGATAAACAATACACCTATCAAGAATTGAACCGTATTTCAAATCAAGTAGCACATTTCTTGCAGAAAGTTGGAGTTGGGCCCGGAAAGTTGGTAGGGATCTATTTAAATCGTTCCGAAAAGTTGTTGATCGCAATGTTGGGGATCTTGAAGGCCGGCGGGGCGTATGTTCCGTTTGATACGAAGCTTCCCAAGGAACGAATGGAGTTTATGATCCAAGATACTGGACTTGTAGCATTGATCACTGAGGAAGATTCGCAAAGTGCAGGAACAAGTTCGACCGTTATCGTGAACCTTGAGCAAAAATGGGAGCAGATCATCTGTGAGCCCGATTGGAATTTACCTTGTGCGAATCATGCGGAGGACCCGATCTATTTGATTTACACATCGGGGACTACTGGAAAACCGAAAGGCGTTGTGATTGAACACAGGAACTTATTAAATTACCTGCATGGCATTATTCGCGTGATGAAAGTGGAGCCAGGCATGAGCTTTGCAACCGTTTCGAGTTTGGCGGCTGATTTAGGGAACACGATGATCTTCCCAGCCCTAAGTACGGGTGGGACGCTTCATATCATCAGTTCAGAGCGCGTAATGGACGCTGAGGCATTAGCCGAGTATTTCGGGCGGCATTCGATTGACTTTCTTAAAATTGTTCCGTCGCATTTTCAGGCGCTGTCTAGTTCTGATATGAAACAAGTTTTACCCCAAAAATGTTTGGTGTTTGGTGGTGAGAGTCTTAGAACACGCCTGTTGAACAAAATTCATCAGGTGAGTCCTGAACTTGTGGTCATGAACCATTATGGTCCGACAGAAACGACTGTAGGGGTTTTGGCATATCGAGTACCGAAGCATACAGGTGGTGAGCATGATGCTATCGTCCCGCTGGGGCGACCACTCGCTAATAGCATTGCGTACATTCTAGATGCAAAACTCCAACCAGTGCCGCAGGGTGTACCCGGTGAACTGTACATTGGAGGTGCAGGAGTTTCAAAAGGATATTTGGGTAATCCTGAACTGACGAATGAACGGTTTATTCCGGATCCTTATTCAGACAAACCGAATAGCTATTTGTATAAATCGGGAGATCTTGTGTGCCGCACGGAAAATGGTTTGATCTCCTTTATTGGCCGACTAGATCATCAAGTCAAAATCCGTGGGTATCGGATTGAGCCGGGGGATATTGAGTCGGCGCTACTCTCGTACCCGTCCGTGCAAGAAGCGGTTGTCATTGCACACAGCGTTTCGGGAGAACAAGCCCGTCTCATCGCGTATGTAGTCTTAGTTGAACTAACGAACGCCACACCGGCTGAAGTAAGATGTTTTCTTAATCAGAAAATCCCTGATTATATGATACCAACTGAGATTGTTTTCTTATCGGAAATGCCACTCAATGCTAATGGGAAGATCAACAGAGGCGCACTCCCGCTTCCGGAACTGTCCAGAGTGATTTCTGAAGAATTGGAAAGCGAATCAGGTACGCCATTGGAAATCGAGTTGACTTCCATTTGGAGAGAAGTGCTTGGAGTAAATACGATCAACCGCTACGATAATTTCTTTGACCTCGGAGGACATTCTCTTCTCGCAACACAGGTGCTGTCACGCATTCGGAAATCTTTAGGGATAAACATAACGTTACGTGACCTTTTCCAAGCTCCGACAATTTATCAGTTAAGCCAAGTCGTGGAGTCTTGCGAAACTGAGATTTCGATGTCACTTTCAAATCCTCAGGAACTAATCGTTGAAAGTCTATCTGAAATGGACCTTGATGATCTGTCAGATGAGGATGTTGAAAAATTATTAATAAATCTACTGGATGGAGAGTGA
- a CDS encoding serine hydrolase domain-containing protein has product MMGKESQHESAIMELHRYMQQVTSENQINGAVLVIEAYGQLLLFEAYGDRQTMPDSLPMIKDTIFDLASLSKVVAVLPAVLHLAGEGKLKLVQTLSSIFSLKAGEPLAKVTIVDLLTHQAGLSAQTFLKQYGRDKEQIIRGICEEPPDYACRTQVKYSNRGFVLLGEIIERVGGTTLDQYVAKNIWHPLGMTDTCYNPSPVLTSRIAPTEFIPELGACKKGIVHDENAEWLGGVAGHAGVFSTAGDLVKFCRMILDLGRYEGRQLLPAELVKESLRNHTQGLGESRGFGWDTFQVQGQTEPVFGHLGFTGTSLWISPQKECFGILLTNRVHPDRESQQIRTIRRNVLQKMIQAVRC; this is encoded by the coding sequence ATGATGGGAAAAGAAAGCCAACATGAAAGTGCCATAATGGAGTTACACCGCTATATGCAACAGGTTACTTCTGAAAACCAGATAAATGGCGCTGTATTAGTCATAGAGGCTTACGGACAGTTACTGTTGTTTGAGGCATACGGAGATCGACAAACCATGCCTGACTCGCTTCCCATGATAAAGGATACGATTTTTGATCTGGCCTCCTTGAGCAAAGTTGTCGCCGTTTTGCCTGCCGTTTTGCACTTGGCAGGAGAAGGGAAATTGAAACTTGTACAGACGTTGTCATCCATTTTTTCGCTTAAAGCGGGAGAACCTTTGGCAAAGGTCACAATTGTAGACCTCCTCACGCACCAGGCAGGTTTGTCGGCTCAGACTTTTCTCAAGCAATATGGGCGAGATAAGGAACAGATCATTCGGGGGATTTGCGAAGAACCTCCTGACTATGCATGCAGAACGCAGGTGAAGTACAGCAATCGTGGATTTGTACTATTAGGTGAAATTATCGAACGGGTAGGCGGAACAACACTTGATCAATATGTTGCGAAGAACATATGGCATCCGCTTGGCATGACAGACACGTGCTACAATCCATCACCTGTCCTTACGTCACGCATAGCGCCCACAGAATTTATTCCGGAGCTTGGTGCGTGCAAGAAAGGGATCGTTCACGATGAAAACGCAGAATGGCTCGGAGGCGTGGCTGGGCATGCGGGGGTCTTCTCGACGGCTGGAGATCTTGTCAAGTTTTGTAGGATGATCCTGGACCTTGGAAGGTACGAAGGCCGCCAGCTGTTACCGGCAGAATTGGTGAAAGAATCCTTGCGCAACCATACCCAAGGTCTTGGAGAGTCGCGGGGATTCGGCTGGGATACTTTTCAAGTGCAGGGCCAAACAGAACCGGTATTCGGTCACCTAGGATTCACTGGAACAAGTCTCTGGATTTCTCCGCAGAAGGAGTGCTTTGGCATATTGCTCACGAATCGCGTTCACCCGGATCGGGAATCACAACAGATCCGGACGATACGGCGTAATGTGTTGCAAAAAATGATTCAGGCAGTACGATGCTAG